A DNA window from Bacteroidota bacterium contains the following coding sequences:
- a CDS encoding T9SS type A sorting domain-containing protein produces the protein TFNGGGTSSFTFISIDSAGIEDSVSNTITMPFTGLGISGTVFNDGNGLTDNIVNGTGFNNPSNIQLYAYLVDGNGDVFAKDTVNSNGTYDFTNICNANTTYTVRITTDNVNVGAVAPTLAHLPANWLSVGENHGVNNSAGTGIETGISNSQITVSLTTSHVTNVDFGIEKRPDGADKTASSQVNPGGTVKVQTPSLSGTDAEDGIKGQGHKFVISTLPGNGTLYYNNIVVSVGDTISNYDSTLLRVDPTFTGSGSVIFTFTSIDNALKADSTPNTITMPFTGLTISGTMFNDLNGLVDNVVNGSTLDNPSATTMYAYLVNGSGNVVAKDTFNNGNGTYTFANIDGNTAYIIRISSSNVNVGAIAPSSANLPTGWVAVGDAFGTNNSSGSGNQTGTADVAVTATTALLNMSGVNFGIERTNVADAKTYAGINPNLFNTPSGNATYPYKVTLNAPAGTADGTVNSTSSTVMPGKVSGSDPEDGNYSGSTGTIGRRTIVFSTLPNATNDIIAYNDGTQQVLLVASPTTNDSSFKYWNAALSRYEIPYFNDNNLSVFIKNNGHTNFTFNYGWLDSANITGDFASYGVSAYGALPVTWLSFNAKWNGNDAKLQWSTAMEINNEHFEIERSFDNKIFENIGQENATNNANINYYTFEDLGAKDLGKEVLYYRIKQVDKDGKYTYSKVQMLSTEMDRTAEVSVAAYPNPVVESTTLKISGNNNGLVSLTISDIDGKTIRTETISTSSKFETTKVIGLTDLAKGVYLLTLKGENINQTIRLVKIGQ, from the coding sequence ACCTTTAACGGAGGCGGAACCAGTAGCTTTACGTTTATCTCGATAGATTCGGCAGGTATTGAAGACTCGGTTTCAAACACCATCACCATGCCGTTTACAGGACTTGGAATAAGTGGAACGGTATTTAACGATGGAAACGGTTTAACTGATAATATTGTAAACGGTACTGGTTTTAATAATCCCTCCAACATACAATTATATGCCTATTTAGTGGATGGAAATGGGGATGTGTTTGCGAAAGATACTGTTAACAGCAATGGCACCTACGATTTCACCAATATATGTAATGCCAACACAACCTATACTGTTAGAATAACAACAGACAATGTAAATGTAGGTGCTGTTGCACCTACATTAGCACACCTTCCAGCAAACTGGTTAAGTGTAGGCGAAAACCATGGTGTAAATAATTCAGCGGGAACAGGTATCGAAACAGGAATTTCTAATTCTCAAATCACAGTTTCGCTAACCACTTCCCATGTAACAAATGTTGATTTTGGAATAGAAAAACGTCCTGATGGTGCTGATAAAACAGCTTCAAGCCAAGTGAACCCAGGAGGCACTGTAAAAGTACAAACACCTAGCTTGTCTGGCACAGATGCAGAAGACGGAATCAAAGGCCAAGGACATAAATTTGTTATTAGTACTTTGCCTGGTAACGGAACCCTATATTATAATAATATCGTAGTGTCGGTTGGTGATACAATTAGTAATTATGACTCAACCTTATTAAGAGTAGATCCTACATTTACAGGAAGCGGCTCGGTTATATTTACATTCACTAGCATAGACAATGCTCTAAAAGCAGATTCTACGCCCAATACTATCACTATGCCCTTTACTGGACTTACTATTTCAGGAACGATGTTTAATGATTTGAACGGTTTGGTAGACAATGTAGTGAATGGTTCAACGCTCGACAATCCATCAGCAACTACAATGTATGCATACTTAGTAAACGGCTCGGGCAATGTAGTAGCAAAAGATACATTTAATAATGGAAATGGTACTTATACTTTTGCCAATATAGATGGTAACACTGCTTATATAATTCGCATATCAAGCAGCAATGTGAATGTAGGTGCAATTGCTCCTTCATCGGCAAACTTGCCTACGGGTTGGGTTGCGGTAGGCGATGCATTTGGCACAAACAATAGTTCAGGAAGTGGCAACCAAACTGGAACAGCAGATGTTGCTGTTACAGCAACTACAGCCTTGCTCAATATGAGTGGCGTTAACTTCGGTATAGAAAGAACCAATGTAGCCGATGCTAAGACATACGCTGGAATTAACCCCAACTTATTTAATACTCCATCTGGAAATGCCACCTATCCTTATAAAGTAACATTGAACGCACCGGCAGGCACAGCAGATGGGACAGTAAATTCAACCTCGTCTACTGTAATGCCAGGCAAAGTATCGGGTTCAGATCCAGAAGATGGTAATTACTCAGGTAGCACTGGCACTATCGGTCGCAGAACAATTGTGTTTAGCACTTTGCCTAATGCAACAAATGATATTATAGCTTATAATGATGGTACGCAACAAGTATTATTGGTAGCAAGTCCAACTACAAACGATTCTTCATTCAAATATTGGAATGCTGCTTTAAGTAGATATGAGATACCCTATTTCAACGATAACAATCTTTCCGTATTTATTAAAAACAATGGCCATACTAATTTCACCTTTAATTATGGATGGTTGGATTCTGCAAATATTACTGGCGATTTTGCAAGCTATGGCGTATCAGCCTATGGGGCTTTACCTGTAACTTGGCTTTCATTCAATGCTAAATGGAATGGCAATGATGCTAAACTACAATGGTCAACTGCCATGGAGATTAACAATGAACATTTTGAAATAGAACGTAGTTTTGATAACAAAATATTTGAGAACATCGGGCAGGAAAACGCTACAAACAATGCTAATATAAACTATTATACATTTGAAGATTTAGGGGCCAAGGATTTAGGAAAAGAAGTATTATATTATCGCATTAAACAAGTAGACAAGGACGGAAAATACACCTATTCTAAAGTTCAAATGCTTAGTACAGAAATGGATAGAACGGCAGAAGTGAGTGTAGCGGCTTATCCAAATCCAGTTGTTGAAAGTACCACCTTGAAAATATCAGGTAATAATAACGGCCTAGTATCACTGACGATTTCCGACATTGATGGTAAAACTATAAGAACTGAAACGATATCAACCTCTTCAAAATTTGAAACCACTAAGGTTATTGGACTTACAGATTTGGCAAAAGGAGTTTATTTGTTAACGCTTAAAGGCGAAAACATTAACCAAACTATTAGATTAGTAAAAATAGGCCAATAG
- the rfaD gene encoding ADP-glyceromanno-heptose 6-epimerase, whose protein sequence is MIIVTGAAGFIGSCMVAKLNSMGYKEIVLVDDFSNGEKNKNLANKQYKELVERDVFVEWVKGKEQHIQTILHIGARTDTTETNKDIFDKLNLNYTKIIWKLCVDYDIPLIYASSAATYGLGELGYDDNEELIPQLKPLNPYGVSKNEFDIWALKQETKPFFWAGFKFFNVYGPNEYHKGRMASVIFHAYNQLQKNNSQQRINLFRSHNPNYRDGGQMRDFIYVKDVCDVLYWFMINRKHSGIYNLGTGHAETFEQLALSAIENSSEGGEIHYIDTPEDIREKYQYYTCANMNKMRSVGYGTPFYSLQNGMQDYIQNYLKAGNYL, encoded by the coding sequence ATGATAATCGTTACAGGGGCGGCGGGTTTTATTGGTAGTTGCATGGTGGCAAAGCTCAATAGTATGGGTTATAAAGAAATAGTATTGGTTGATGATTTCTCGAACGGGGAGAAAAACAAAAACTTAGCTAATAAACAATATAAAGAACTTGTAGAACGTGATGTATTTGTTGAATGGGTGAAAGGAAAAGAACAACATATACAAACTATTCTGCACATAGGTGCACGAACGGATACTACTGAAACCAACAAAGATATATTCGACAAACTTAATCTGAATTATACCAAAATTATTTGGAAACTTTGTGTGGATTATGATATACCTTTAATTTATGCATCATCTGCTGCTACCTACGGTTTGGGTGAATTGGGCTATGATGATAATGAAGAACTCATACCACAATTAAAACCTTTAAATCCCTACGGAGTATCAAAAAATGAATTTGATATTTGGGCTTTAAAGCAGGAAACCAAGCCTTTCTTTTGGGCGGGGTTTAAGTTTTTCAATGTGTATGGACCCAATGAATATCATAAAGGCAGGATGGCTTCGGTAATATTTCATGCCTATAATCAATTACAAAAAAACAATTCGCAGCAACGAATAAATCTATTCAGATCACACAACCCAAACTATAGAGATGGTGGACAAATGCGAGACTTTATATATGTAAAAGATGTATGTGATGTATTATATTGGTTTATGATTAATCGAAAACATTCGGGGATATATAATCTGGGCACTGGCCATGCAGAAACTTTTGAGCAACTTGCTTTAAGTGCCATAGAGAACAGTAGTGAAGGAGGAGAAATACATTATATAGACACACCTGAAGATATACGTGAAAAATATCAGTATTATACCTGTGCAAATATGAATAAGATGCGGAGTGTTGGTTATGGTACACCTTTTTATTCTTTGCAAAACGGAATGCAAGATTATATACAAAACTATTTAAAAGCAGGAAATTATCTATAA